A part of Saccharomonospora amisosensis genomic DNA contains:
- the arc gene encoding proteasome ATPase — translation MQHDLPGGRHDEADSSETSGATTAGTQASEQARQIRFLEEEVALLRRKLTDSPRQNRVLEQRLAEATERVSQLTERNNKLVETLREARSQLMALREEVDRLAQPPSGYGVFVAAYEDGTVDVFTAGRKMRVSVSPAVEVETLHRGQSVRLNEALTVVESGGFESTGEVCALREVLLPETEGGSARALVVGHADEERVVWLSDPLADQTLKPGDSLLVDSKAGYAYERVPKAEVEDLVLEEVPDVRYEDIGGLYRQIEQIRDAVELPFLHSDLYLEYQLRPPKGVLLYGPPGCGKTLIAKAVANSLAKQVAQARGDGAAADAKSYFLNIKGPELLNKFVGETERHIRMIFQRAREKASEGTPVIVFFDEMESIFRTRGSGVSSDVETTIVPQLLSEIDGVEGLENVIVIGASNREDMIDPAILRPGRLDVKIKIERPDAEGAKDIFSKYLTADLPIHSDDLLEFGGDRQATIDAMIQHTVERMYEETDENRFLEVTYANGDKEVLYFRDFNSGAMIQNIVDRAKKSAIKSVLETQQPGLRVQHLLDAIVDEFAENEDLPNTTNPDDWARISGKKGERIVYIRTLVTGKNQESGRVIDTATNTGQYL, via the coding sequence ATGCAACACGACCTTCCCGGAGGTCGGCACGACGAGGCCGACTCTTCAGAGACGAGCGGAGCTACAACCGCGGGAACGCAAGCGAGCGAGCAGGCACGGCAGATTCGCTTCCTCGAGGAAGAGGTCGCCCTCCTGCGCCGCAAGCTCACGGATTCGCCGCGGCAGAACCGGGTGCTCGAGCAGCGGCTCGCCGAGGCGACCGAACGGGTGAGCCAGCTGACCGAGCGCAACAACAAGCTGGTGGAGACGCTACGTGAGGCGCGCAGTCAGCTGATGGCTCTGCGGGAGGAGGTCGACCGGCTCGCGCAACCTCCGAGCGGCTACGGAGTGTTCGTGGCCGCGTACGAAGACGGCACGGTGGACGTCTTCACCGCGGGCAGGAAGATGCGGGTGTCGGTTTCGCCTGCGGTCGAGGTGGAGACGCTGCACAGGGGCCAGAGCGTCCGCCTCAACGAGGCCCTGACGGTGGTGGAGAGCGGCGGATTCGAAAGCACCGGGGAGGTCTGCGCGCTGCGTGAGGTGCTGTTGCCGGAGACCGAGGGCGGCAGCGCGCGGGCGCTCGTTGTGGGCCACGCCGACGAGGAGCGGGTGGTGTGGCTGTCGGACCCGTTGGCCGATCAGACGCTCAAGCCCGGTGACTCGTTGCTGGTGGACTCCAAGGCGGGCTACGCGTACGAGCGTGTGCCCAAGGCCGAGGTGGAGGACCTGGTCCTCGAGGAGGTTCCCGACGTCCGCTACGAGGACATCGGCGGGCTCTACCGGCAGATCGAGCAGATCCGCGACGCCGTGGAGTTGCCGTTCCTGCACTCGGATTTGTACCTGGAGTACCAGTTGCGGCCGCCGAAGGGCGTGCTGTTGTACGGGCCGCCCGGATGCGGAAAGACGCTCATCGCGAAGGCGGTGGCGAACTCGCTGGCCAAGCAGGTGGCGCAGGCACGTGGCGACGGGGCGGCGGCCGACGCCAAGTCGTACTTCCTCAACATCAAGGGTCCCGAGCTGCTGAACAAGTTCGTGGGGGAGACCGAGCGGCACATCCGCATGATCTTCCAGCGGGCGAGGGAGAAGGCGTCCGAGGGCACTCCGGTGATCGTGTTCTTCGACGAGATGGAGTCGATCTTCCGCACCCGTGGCAGCGGCGTTTCCTCCGACGTGGAGACCACGATCGTTCCGCAGCTGCTTTCGGAGATCGACGGTGTGGAGGGGCTGGAGAACGTCATCGTGATCGGCGCCTCCAACCGCGAGGACATGATCGACCCGGCCATCCTGCGACCGGGCAGGCTGGACGTGAAGATCAAGATCGAGCGGCCGGACGCCGAGGGCGCGAAGGACATCTTCTCGAAGTACCTCACCGCCGACCTGCCGATCCACTCCGACGACCTGCTGGAGTTCGGTGGCGATCGGCAGGCGACGATCGACGCGATGATCCAGCACACCGTGGAGCGGATGTACGAGGAGACCGACGAGAACCGCTTCCTGGAGGTCACCTACGCCAACGGGGACAAGGAAGTGCTCTACTTCCGCGACTTCAACTCCGGCGCGATGATCCAGAACATCGTGGACAGGGCGAAGAAGTCGGCCATCAAGTCGGTGCTGGAGACCCAGCAGCCGGGGTTGCGTGTGCAGCACCTGCTCGACGCGATCGTCGACGAGTTCGCGGAGAACGAGGACCTGCCCAACACCACGAACCCCGACGACTGGGCGCGTATCTCGGGCAAGAAGGGCGAGCGGATCGTCTACATCCGCACGCTGGTCACCGGCAAGAACCAAGAATCCGGCAGGGTCATCGACACGGCGACCAACACCGGCCAGTACCTGTGA
- a CDS encoding site-2 protease family protein — translation MDARSEVGGAGRRRPVAAEGGLLLFRVGGVPVLLAPSWWIGSLIVVVLYAPLVSRLLPEADAATSWTLAAAFALLLGLSVLAHELGHCLVALRLGLPVRRLRLFLLGGLSEVARSPRRPGQEGLVAIAGPVVSVLLAVFCGALLPALPPDGSTWLLVAQCAVANLAVGLFNLLPGLPLDGGRLLRAGVWALSGTRATGTRVAVAGGGLVAVALLVWALWGLAVGSEDRWLRLGVCVVTAWFVATGATGEFAAEDRREWPDGLRLADLMRPVLQLPAESPVAAALTASAGRGVVLVRADGVAAGLLDEAAAERLAADSPQSPAEQAAEPIRPETVLLLSESGADIAEHVREVPTWQFLVVDTDGKPAGVLHRDDLRAALSGRVGYTA, via the coding sequence GTGGACGCGAGGAGCGAGGTCGGCGGAGCCGGGCGGCGGCGCCCCGTCGCGGCGGAAGGTGGCCTGCTGCTCTTTCGTGTCGGTGGCGTCCCCGTGCTGCTGGCCCCTTCGTGGTGGATCGGTTCGCTGATCGTCGTCGTGCTGTACGCGCCGCTGGTGTCCCGGCTGCTGCCTGAGGCCGACGCGGCCACGTCGTGGACGCTGGCCGCCGCGTTCGCCCTGCTCCTCGGACTTTCGGTACTGGCTCACGAACTCGGTCACTGCCTGGTGGCGCTGCGGCTCGGCCTTCCGGTACGCAGGCTGCGGTTGTTCCTGCTGGGAGGACTGTCCGAGGTGGCGCGCTCACCGCGGCGGCCCGGCCAGGAAGGGCTCGTGGCCATAGCGGGTCCCGTGGTGTCGGTGCTGCTGGCGGTGTTCTGTGGCGCGCTGCTGCCTGCCTTGCCGCCGGACGGCTCCACCTGGCTGCTTGTGGCCCAGTGCGCAGTGGCCAACCTCGCGGTTGGGCTGTTCAACCTGCTGCCGGGGTTGCCGCTTGACGGCGGGAGGCTGCTGCGGGCGGGGGTCTGGGCGCTCAGCGGCACGAGGGCGACCGGAACCAGGGTCGCGGTGGCCGGTGGCGGCCTGGTGGCTGTGGCGCTGCTGGTGTGGGCCCTGTGGGGGCTGGCTGTCGGCAGCGAGGACAGGTGGCTGCGGCTCGGTGTCTGTGTGGTGACGGCGTGGTTCGTGGCCACCGGCGCCACCGGTGAGTTCGCGGCGGAGGACCGGCGCGAGTGGCCGGACGGGCTGCGACTGGCCGACCTGATGCGACCGGTGCTGCAACTCCCGGCGGAAAGCCCGGTCGCCGCGGCGCTGACCGCTTCGGCGGGCAGGGGAGTAGTGCTGGTGCGCGCCGACGGGGTGGCGGCCGGGTTGCTCGACGAGGCCGCTGCCGAGCGGTTGGCGGCGGACTCGCCGCAGTCTCCCGCCGAACAGGCGGCCGAGCCGATTCGGCCGGAGACGGTGTTGTTGCTTTCGGAGTCTGGGGCCGACATCGCCGAACACGTGCGTGAGGTGCCCACCTGGCAGTTCCTGGTGGTGGACACCGACGGCAAGCCCGCTGGGGTGCTGCACCGCGACGACCTGCGAGCGGCCCTGTCCGGTCGCGTCGGGTACACCGCCTGA
- a CDS encoding thioesterase family protein — MAEAFYLPLGQGRFQPTEHTSGPWTPQAQHFGPPSALLVRALEGVPAERETQLGRVTIEILGPAPLRELTVTARLERPGRSVELLSAELTAGSRTVARASAWRLSSNDTGAVSAGASAPLPPVADCGPARWPSDWLGGYLHAMEWRTAKGDLCDPGPAAVWARQRFPLVDGEKPSALQRLFTVADSGNGVSNRLDPNQWWFINPELTVHVLREPIGEWIGLDAATVVGPAGVGTATSTLHDEGGQVATGSQALLVRRRESAAQQP; from the coding sequence GTGGCCGAGGCGTTCTACCTGCCGCTGGGGCAGGGCCGGTTCCAGCCCACCGAGCACACCTCCGGGCCGTGGACGCCACAGGCGCAGCATTTCGGTCCGCCTTCGGCGCTGCTCGTCCGCGCGCTGGAAGGGGTTCCCGCCGAGCGGGAGACGCAACTGGGCAGGGTCACCATCGAGATTCTGGGGCCCGCGCCGCTGCGGGAGCTGACCGTCACCGCCCGGCTGGAGCGCCCAGGCCGGTCGGTCGAGCTGCTCAGCGCGGAGCTGACCGCGGGTTCCCGTACCGTTGCCCGCGCCTCGGCCTGGCGGTTGAGCAGTAACGACACCGGTGCCGTCTCGGCGGGTGCCTCGGCGCCGCTGCCGCCGGTGGCGGACTGCGGACCGGCGCGGTGGCCGTCGGACTGGCTGGGTGGCTACCTGCACGCCATGGAATGGAGGACGGCCAAGGGTGACCTGTGCGACCCCGGTCCCGCTGCGGTCTGGGCCCGGCAGCGCTTCCCACTCGTCGACGGGGAGAAGCCCAGCGCGCTACAGCGGCTGTTCACCGTCGCCGATTCCGGCAACGGTGTGTCCAACCGGCTCGACCCGAACCAGTGGTGGTTCATCAACCCGGAGTTGACCGTGCATGTCCTGCGCGAGCCCATCGGCGAGTGGATCGGGCTGGACGCTGCCACCGTGGTCGGGCCCGCCGGGGTGGGCACGGCCACGAGCACGCTGCACGACGAGGGCGGGCAGGTGGCGACCGGATCACAGGCATTGCTCGTTCGCAGACGTGAATCCGCTGCTCAGCAGCCGTGA
- a CDS encoding tRNA (adenine-N1)-methyltransferase, giving the protein MSAGPFREGDRVQLTDPKGRHYTIVLEPGAQYHTHRGVLAHDDLIGRPEGSVVTSGGGTSYLALRPLLPDYVLSMPRGAQVIYPKDAAQIVMWGDIFPGARVLEAGAGSGALTCSLLRAVGSEGTVTSYELRADHAEHAERNVERFFGERPANWTFHVGDVAAHEGEVDRVVLDMLSPWEVLPGVAASLVPGGVLVVYVATVTQLSTVTEALREQRCWTEPQSWETLMRPWHVVGLAVRPDHRMVAHTAFLLTTRRLAEGVAPPRRQRRPSRG; this is encoded by the coding sequence GTGTCAGCAGGGCCGTTTCGTGAGGGTGATCGCGTGCAGTTGACCGATCCGAAGGGACGGCACTACACCATCGTGCTGGAGCCGGGAGCGCAGTACCACACGCACCGTGGTGTGCTGGCCCACGACGACCTGATCGGTCGGCCGGAAGGCTCGGTGGTCACATCCGGTGGCGGTACGAGCTACCTGGCGCTGCGGCCGCTGTTACCGGATTACGTGTTGTCGATGCCCCGTGGCGCGCAGGTCATCTACCCCAAGGACGCCGCGCAGATCGTGATGTGGGGTGACATCTTCCCCGGGGCCAGGGTGTTGGAGGCGGGGGCGGGCTCTGGCGCGCTGACCTGCTCGCTGCTGCGGGCCGTGGGAAGCGAGGGAACGGTCACTTCCTACGAGTTGCGTGCCGATCACGCCGAGCACGCCGAACGCAACGTCGAGCGGTTCTTCGGTGAGCGACCAGCGAACTGGACCTTCCACGTCGGCGACGTCGCCGCGCACGAGGGTGAGGTCGACCGGGTGGTGCTGGACATGCTGTCCCCGTGGGAGGTACTGCCGGGTGTCGCGGCCAGCCTGGTGCCGGGCGGGGTGCTGGTGGTCTACGTGGCGACGGTGACGCAGCTGTCGACGGTCACCGAGGCGCTGCGGGAGCAGCGCTGCTGGACCGAGCCGCAGTCGTGGGAGACGTTGATGCGGCCGTGGCACGTTGTCGGTCTCGCGGTGCGGCCGGACCATCGCATGGTGGCGCACACGGCGTTCCTGCTCACCACTCGCAGACTGGCCGAGGGCGTAGCCCCGCCTCGGAGGCAGCGCAGGCCGAGCAGGGGTTGA
- a CDS encoding epoxide hydrolase family protein, which translates to MIEPFHIDVPQADLDDLADRLVRTRWPNEISDAGWDYGFPLGRLQELADYWRTGYDWRHQEAKLNKLAHFTTQIDGQNIHFVHVRSPKPNALALILTHGWPGSFLEFLDVIEPLSRDFHLVIPSIPGYGFSGPTHERGWDVARVARTWAELMRRLGYERYGAQGGDFGAGISLALGALAPERVVGVHVNYLPTRPAPDADIELSATDEARLDKVRRLLANRPPYQALQALTPQTIGYALTDSPVGQLVWIAERFAQWTDPRSRISDDRLLTNVSLYWLTATAASSARLHHEAPRRSEPCQVPVGVAVFAHDITQSVRPLAERLYDVRHWSEFEHGGHFAAMEVPELLAEDVRAFFLGNSDHRQPPPPEIDV; encoded by the coding sequence ATGATCGAACCGTTCCACATCGACGTGCCCCAGGCCGATCTCGACGACCTGGCCGACCGGCTCGTCCGCACCCGTTGGCCCAACGAGATCAGCGATGCCGGGTGGGACTACGGGTTCCCGCTGGGACGGCTTCAGGAACTCGCCGACTACTGGCGCACCGGCTACGACTGGCGCCACCAGGAGGCCAAGCTCAACAAGCTCGCGCACTTCACCACCCAGATCGACGGCCAGAACATCCACTTCGTCCACGTCCGGTCGCCGAAACCGAACGCGCTAGCGCTGATCCTCACTCACGGCTGGCCCGGTTCGTTCCTGGAGTTCCTCGACGTGATCGAGCCGCTGTCGCGCGACTTCCACCTGGTGATCCCGTCCATCCCCGGATACGGGTTCTCCGGGCCCACCCACGAGCGCGGCTGGGATGTCGCCCGGGTGGCACGGACCTGGGCCGAGCTGATGCGCCGCCTCGGATACGAGCGCTACGGCGCGCAGGGCGGCGACTTCGGCGCGGGCATCTCGCTGGCGCTCGGCGCGCTGGCCCCGGAGCGGGTCGTCGGGGTGCACGTCAACTACCTGCCGACCCGGCCTGCGCCGGACGCCGACATCGAGCTGTCGGCAACGGACGAGGCTCGGCTGGACAAGGTCAGGCGATTGCTGGCGAATCGCCCGCCGTACCAGGCCCTGCAGGCGCTCACCCCGCAGACCATCGGCTACGCCCTGACCGACTCACCGGTCGGGCAACTCGTCTGGATCGCCGAGCGCTTCGCACAGTGGACGGACCCGCGGTCGCGGATCAGTGACGACCGGCTGCTCACCAATGTCTCGCTGTACTGGCTGACCGCCACCGCGGCGTCCTCGGCGCGACTACACCACGAGGCGCCGAGGCGAAGCGAACCGTGCCAGGTGCCGGTTGGCGTGGCGGTGTTCGCGCACGACATCACGCAGTCGGTTCGACCACTGGCCGAGCGGCTGTACGACGTCAGGCACTGGTCGGAGTTCGAGCACGGCGGCCACTTCGCCGCGATGGAGGTGCCCGAACTGCTCGCCGAAGACGTTCGGGCCTTCTTCCTCGGCAACAGCGACCACCGGCAGCCGCCACCACCCGAAATCGATGTATAA
- a CDS encoding aldo/keto reductase has translation MTNTARIAVGLAALGRPAYLNLGRTAALPSHRDVEAMRSATYAVLDRAYAAGIRRVDAARSYGRAEEFLAAWLADRGHTDVIVSSKWGYRYVGQWRLDARVHEVKEHSLERFREQWAETAALLGDVITLYQVHSLTADSGLFTDEPLLEALAELADRGVAVGFTTSGPGQAETIRRALELQVAGVRLFSAVQSTWNPLETSAGQALADAHAAGVLVQVKETLANGRLAVEPPRRLTELAEAHEVSTDAVALAFVFAQSWADVVLLGPAGPEQLAANLVGAQLALDSEDLAALAELREEPERYWSRRSGMHWQ, from the coding sequence ATGACCAACACCGCAAGGATCGCGGTGGGGCTCGCCGCCCTCGGCAGGCCCGCCTACCTCAATCTCGGTCGAACGGCGGCCCTGCCCTCGCACCGGGACGTCGAGGCAATGCGGTCGGCGACCTACGCGGTGCTCGACCGTGCCTACGCCGCGGGTATCCGGCGGGTCGATGCCGCCCGCTCCTACGGCCGGGCCGAGGAGTTCCTCGCGGCCTGGCTCGCCGACCGCGGCCACACCGACGTCATCGTCTCGAGCAAGTGGGGATACCGCTACGTCGGGCAGTGGCGGCTGGATGCGCGGGTCCACGAGGTCAAGGAGCACTCGCTGGAGCGCTTCCGCGAGCAGTGGGCGGAGACGGCGGCGCTGCTGGGTGACGTCATCACGCTCTACCAGGTGCACTCACTGACCGCTGACAGCGGGCTGTTCACCGACGAACCACTGCTCGAGGCGCTGGCCGAGCTGGCCGATCGCGGCGTCGCCGTGGGATTCACTACCTCAGGGCCGGGGCAGGCGGAAACGATCCGGCGGGCGCTCGAACTACAGGTGGCGGGTGTCCGCCTGTTCAGTGCCGTGCAGTCGACCTGGAATCCGCTGGAAACCTCAGCAGGCCAGGCGCTCGCGGACGCGCATGCGGCCGGAGTGCTGGTGCAGGTCAAGGAAACACTGGCCAATGGCAGGCTCGCCGTCGAACCACCTCGCCGGTTGACTGAACTCGCCGAAGCCCACGAAGTGTCCACCGACGCGGTGGCGCTGGCCTTCGTGTTCGCGCAATCGTGGGCCGACGTTGTGCTGCTCGGCCCTGCGGGCCCCGAGCAGTTGGCCGCCAACCTCGTCGGCGCGCAGCTCGCGCTGGACAGCGAGGACCTGGCCGCACTGGCCGAACTGCGGGAGGAACCCGAACGCTACTGGTCCAGGCGATCGGGTATGCACTGGCAATGA
- a CDS encoding RecB family exonuclease, giving the protein MAEGAIDTTTTTTSTVTVSPRDGLRRPALSPSRASDFKQCPLLYRFRAVDRLPEVPTKAQVRGTLVHSVLEQLFALPRQQRVPERARELLAPTWEQLSAECPEWTQLFAQDSTAEMRDWLDSAGRLVDAYFELEDPRRLDPEACELHVETELRSGVLLRGYIDRLDVAPTGEIRVVDYKTGAAPRQVGEAKAMFQMKFYAVVLWRLRAVVPSQLKLMYLTDGQALAYTPDEPELLRFERTLEAIWEAILRAGRTGDFRPSKSKLCDWCSHQALCPAFGGTPPEYPGWPEPDPGEESVLDRAD; this is encoded by the coding sequence ATGGCAGAGGGCGCGATCGACACCACCACCACCACCACGAGCACCGTCACCGTGTCACCGCGCGACGGGCTGCGACGGCCTGCCCTTTCGCCGTCCAGAGCGAGCGACTTCAAGCAGTGTCCGCTGCTGTACCGCTTCCGTGCCGTGGACCGGTTGCCGGAGGTGCCGACCAAGGCGCAGGTGCGGGGAACGCTGGTGCATTCGGTGCTGGAACAGCTGTTCGCGCTGCCCCGCCAGCAGCGGGTCCCCGAACGCGCACGAGAATTGCTCGCGCCCACCTGGGAGCAGCTCTCGGCTGAATGCCCGGAATGGACGCAACTGTTCGCGCAGGACTCCACGGCGGAGATGCGAGACTGGCTTGACTCCGCAGGCCGGCTCGTCGACGCCTATTTCGAGCTGGAGGACCCCCGCAGGCTGGATCCGGAGGCCTGCGAGCTGCACGTGGAAACCGAGTTGCGTTCCGGTGTGCTGCTGCGCGGCTACATCGACCGGCTGGACGTCGCCCCCACCGGCGAGATCCGGGTGGTGGACTACAAGACCGGCGCCGCCCCGAGGCAGGTTGGCGAGGCCAAGGCGATGTTTCAGATGAAGTTCTACGCGGTCGTGCTCTGGCGGCTGCGCGCGGTGGTGCCCAGCCAGCTCAAGCTCATGTACCTCACCGACGGGCAGGCACTGGCCTACACCCCCGACGAGCCGGAGCTGCTGCGTTTCGAACGGACACTGGAGGCGATCTGGGAGGCGATCCTGCGGGCGGGCAGGACAGGTGACTTCCGGCCGAGCAAGAGCAAGCTGTGCGACTGGTGCTCTCACCAGGCCCTGTGTCCCGCCTTCGGCGGGACGCCGCCAGAATATCCGGGTTGGCCCGAGCCCGACCCCGGGGAGGAGTCGGTGCTCGACCGGGCCGACTGA